CTGGACGAGGCGGTACTACGTCGGCGAGTCGGGAACAGCAGGATCATGGCGGATCAACTGGACTACATCGTCCGCTTGGCAGAGAGCGAGCGCATCCGCCTGCACGTCCTTCCCTTCGGAGTCGGCTACCACCAACTACTCCAAGGAATGCTGTCGCTGATGATGTTCGACGACCAGCCTCCGGTCGCCTACGGCGAGGGTGTACTCATGGGCAGGTTGCACGATTCCCCTGCCCTGGTCGAGACGTTGCAGCGCATCTACACTCTCACCCTGGGCGACGCGCTGCCCCGCAAGGAATCGATCGCCCTCCTGAGAGCGACAGCGAAGGACTACGGGCCACATGACTGACCGCATCATCCCGAACGCGGCTGCATCGAGTGGCTGGCGCAAGTCGTCCCACAGCAGTGGGGACGGCGGGAGCTGCGTCGAGGTCTTGGACGGCCACCCCGCCGGCGTCCCCGTCCGCGACTCCAAGCAACCGCACGGCCCCGCAATCGTGTTCGAGGCCTCCATCTGGTCGCGCTTCGTCGCGACCCTCAAGGACGCCTGAAGGCTGTCGAACGCCCCAGAGGCCCCGCCGGATCCCGGCGGGGCCTCTCATTCATGGCCGGAAGCAGATCGGATCAGGTTCTAGGAAGTGACCATTCGATCTACCTCTGGGAGTGAAGTCGGCGGCGCATCACCATACCAGGCGTATTCAAGCCCGGACAGCATGCCCGATTCAGCCCAGAGGATGATTTCGCCAACAAGCCCACCCTCATCGTCAATAACCGTGCAAGCTACCGGCGCAACCCCAGTTGCGATGAGAGCACGCGGCGCGCTATCCGTGACTCGCAGATCAACACTGGCAGAATTGGATCCCCACTGGGCCACCACTTGAACCCGGCCAAGTTGATGACGGAGCTCTACCGCTCCAAGGAAGTCCACTTGCAGAATCCGCTCTGCTACCGCCCGCTCCTTGGGCGTTCAGTGGGCGCGGTTCAACGGGAACCCGCACCTACCCACCTCCAGGGAACTTATCCGGGTTGAACGCCGTGCCGATTCTTAACGTTTCGAGTCCGGCGGCGCCTCTGACTTCAATCTCCATTCGGTCGCGGCATCCATGCCGGTCACAAATGCAGCCACTTCGGTGCGTATGTGAGATTTGAACACGGACCGCGATCAGCCGAAAAGGATGCGCGTCGAAGAGACTCAGTCTGCCATCCGTTCCAGGATGAGATCGATCTCGGATTCGATCTCTTGGTCAGCGGTAAGGTGGACATGCATCCCATTACTCACGCCGTCCTGCGCAAGCGTAAGAAGGTGTCGCGCCAATGAAGTCAGCCCCGCACGGTTGGCCTTAATGAGCACTTCCGATCGAGTCACAGAGACCGTGATCTCGAACCCCTCATCCCAAGAGAAGCGCAGCCCTTCATCAGGCTGGTAATCGGGGGTGACAATCACTTGCTCCATCGACTGCTCCTAACTTACTGACTAGTGGCTATGCCGCCCGAGGCGAACATTAACCCTCTCGGGCAGTAAAGCCAATAGAGTTGCGCTACTCGAGATAGATGTGTCGATTCTCGACTACCATCATTTTTCCAGGCTTCTTCGGGTTGGGGGCGAGTCGCTCAAAATTCATGTGCGGGCCGCCGCCATGTTGCCCAGTGATATCTGATTCACCCATTCTTGCAACACGTGTACCGTCCCTCGAAACGTACCGCCCGCTACCCGGAACGGTCTCCTTGTATCCAGAACCAAGCCACTTCTGTGCCGAATCGAGCGCATCGTTCGTCGGTATGCGGGTTCCGTCCACCGGGTGGCCATCGCCGTCGTACTTACGCACCGAGGTCCACGGACAATTTGAGTTGTGAACGAGGACGGGCGTCTGCTCCGCCAGCACATAGTACGTGTGGAGGTCGTTGACGGTGAGGTTGTAGGCGGGGGCGAGCCCGGTCCAGTGCCGGACAGAGTTGATCCGTGCCGCGCCGCCATCGGGGGTGCGGAGGGTGTCCTCGGGGGTGAGGTTGGCGGCGTTCTTCCATTTCTGGTCGTTTTCGGCCCAGAAGGGGTGGTGGCCGGTCGCCGTGAGGGAGCCGCCACCGTTGGCCTGGTCGAGGGTGATGCTGGTGAAGTCGCGATCGTCGGGGGTGTAGATCGTCGCGTCGACGCGGCGCGGGCCGGTCGTCCCTGTTCCGGGGTCGGTGGCAACGACCTGATCGCCGACCTTGATCTGCTCGATCGGGCGGGTGGTGCCGTCGCCCATGAGGACTCGGGTTCCGGCTGGGAAGCTGTCCCCGGCAGCCTCACGGACGCACGCGATCACTTCCTTGCCCCGGCGGGTTCCCGTGGCGGCGTCCTCGACGGCGTCAACACCCTTCTTGATGATCTTGAGCTTGCCGGCGGGGGTGACGGCGACGACTGCCATGGCGCAGTCGCCCCAGGAGGGGTTCTTGACGCACTTCTCGATGTCGGCGCCGCCCACGAGTTCCCATACGAGGTCGTCGAGGCCGAAGGCGTCGCTTTCCTCGCAGGGGTTGGGGTGGGCGTAGCCCGCGACCATGGTGTATCCGCAGGCTCCGGGTTCCTTCTTCTTCCGGGCTTCCTCGGCCTTCCGGGCTTCTTCGGCCTTGCGCTTGGCTTCGGCGATTTCCGCCTCACGCTTGCGCTTGACGTCCGTCCATGCCTGGCTCGCGGCAGCAGCAGCTTCCGCCTGGCTCTTGCCGGCTGCGATCGCGGAGTAGCGGGCGTTCTCTGCTGATGTGCTGGCTTCTCTGGCGGATTGGCGGGCGTATGCGGCGGAGAAGGCTGCTTGTGCGGCGGAGGCTTCGGCGGCGTCGGCGTCGCGGTTGGCGGCGTCGGCGGCGTTGCGTGCGGTGGTGGCGGACTTGCGTGCCTGGTCGGCGCTGACCGCGGCGGCGTCGGCGGACTTCTTGGCCGCGGCGGCGTAGCCATTGGCCGCAGCAACGGACTTCTTGGCTTCGCCGGCGGCGGTGGCCGCCTCGGTGGCGGCCTTGTTGGCCTTGGCAGCGGCCTCGGCGGCGCGCCAGCGGTTGGCCTGGGCGTTGGCGGCGATGATCTCGCCTTCGGCGAGGAGGCGTCCGATCTGGGCGCGGTGGGTGGCGGTGAGGTCGTCCTTGCGGGCGGCGGTGTACTGGCCGACGGCTATGAACTCGTGGAGCTTGCCCGGGGGGCCTGCCAAGGCCGCCTTGGCCGCCGCCTTGACCTCTTCGCCTCCGCCGTTCACGAGCTTGGAGGCGATGACCTCTTCATCGGTCACGCGGGCGGTGTACTGGCCGACTTCCATGAAGGCGGCCAGGGCCTTGCCACTGCCGTCCTTCAGGGCGATCTTGGACGCGTCCTTGACACTGATCCCGCCGAAGTTGTTGACCTTGGACACGGCGACGGCGAGGTCGGTCTCGGCGACGGTGTACTGGCCGTCGGCGTAGAAGTCGGCGATCTGCTCCGCGGTGCCCTTGAGCGCTGCCGCGGCACCCTCCCGCACCGACGGGTAGGGACTGTCCATGCTCAGCTGGAGGACCCTGTCACGCGTCTCCTCGGCGGCGGCGTTCCCCCAGCCGCTGCGCAGGTACTCCAGAACATCTGTGTCCGTACCCCTCAGCGCGTCGGCGGCGGCTTGCTGGTGCCAGGGGCCGCGGAGTTCGAGGGCGTCCAGGGCGAGCTTGCGGCCCTTGGCCGCGGTGGCCGTGACATCGGCGTCCGGCGTGGCCGCCTCGACGGCGAGAACCTCCGCCCTGCCGTCCAGGGCGCGTGCCTGGTCGATGACACTCTGGGTGGCGGAGACCAGTTGGTCGTTCTGAGCCTTCTCGGTGCGGGCTCGCTCCAGAGCGGCTTCGCCGCGGGAGGCGAGTTCCTCGGTCTCGACGTCCAGGGCGACCTGGTGGACCTGCTTGGCGGTACTGACCGCGGTGGTGGCCGTGTCTGCGGCGGTCTTCGCAGCCTCGGCCCACTTGCGGGAGTCCGCCGCGGCGGACGCGCTCTGCCCTGCGTACTTCGCTGCGAGGTCGGCGGCGTCGGCGGCCTTCTCGGCGTGTCCGGCGGCGGAGTTCGCCGCGTCGCGGGCCGCATATGCCTGCTGGGCAGCGCGCTGGGCTAGCGCGGTGGCGTTGTTGGCGGCCCGGTTGGCGGCGTTGGCGTGGCGGCGCGCTTCGGCGGCGGCGTTGCGGGCCTCTGCGGAGTGGACACCGGCGGCCTCGGCATGCCGGTTGGCTTCCTCGGCGGAGTCGGCGGCGGCGTTCGCGTTCGCGCCCGCGCTGCGGGAGGCTGCCGCGGCGACACCGGCGGCGGCGGATGCCTTGGCCGCCTGATCGACGGCGGCAGCCGCGGTGCGGGCCAGCGCGGCGGCCTTGCGGGCGGCGATCGCATTCTTCTTGGCCGTGTCGGCCTGGCTCGCGTTGCCGGCCGCGGCGATCGCCGAGTTGTAGGCGTTGTTGGCCGCGTTCGCTGCTGCTGCGGCGGCGTTCGCGGTCTGCGCCGCGGCGAGCGCGGCGATCCGGGCGGCCCGGTTTGCGGCGTTGGCCGCGCCGATCGCCGTCTGGGCGGCAGCGGCGGCGGCGCGTGCTGATGCGGCGGCCTGCTTGGCCTTGTAGGCCGCACGGACGGAGTCCTTGCGCGCCGCCTCGGTCTCCCGGGCGGCCTTCGCCGCGGCCTCCTTGGCCAGCTCCGAAGCGGCGATCGCGCGAGCGGACGCCTCCTCGGACTTCTTCGTGGCGGCCTCCGCCTGCAGCCCTGCCTGCTCGGCCTGCTCGGTGAGCTGCTCGATGGTGGCGTGTTCCTGGTCGCGGTTGCGGGCGACGAACTGCCCGACGGCCAGGAACTCGGCGATGTCCTCCGGCGTGCCCTTCAGCGCCGCCTTTCCGGCGGCCTTCATGTTCGGGCCACCGAAGTTGATCAGTTTGGAGACCTCGACCTCGTTGTCGGTCTCCCGCTCCTTGTACTGACCGGACTCGAGGAATTCCTTGACCGCCTCGGGCCCGGCTTTCAGCGCGGCCTTGCCCGCTTCCCTTACGCCGACGCCGCCGAAGTTGATGACACGGGACGCCTCGACCTCCCGGTCCTCCTCCAAGGGCTTCTGCCAGCCACTGCGCAGAAACGCCTGCAACTCCTCCGGGGTGCCCTTCAGCGCCTTCTTCGTGGCCTCGCGTACGGCCACGCCGCCGACGTTGTAGATCCGGCTCGCGTCGACATAGTCGTCGTCGTACTCGATCGCGGGCGCCTCGTCCAGGAACTTCCGAACGTCGTCGTCCGAACCAAGCAGCGCCCGCTCCGCCGCCTCCCGGATCCCCGCCCCGCCCGTCTGCCAGTAATGAACAGCCAGGTACCGGCCGAACGAGCCCTCAAGCCGTTCCTCCTGCGCGTACGCCGGGGTGGCCCCCAGCAAGCCCGCACCCATCACCACGGGGAGGACGACGCCGCAGACGCCCCTGCGTACTCCTCTCCCTATGCGAGATGACATCCCGGAATTCGGCATTCCGGAGGTTGTTCGCCGTTTCATCGGCACCCCTCGTTCGACCTTCAACTTCGAGCATGCGCACGACAGACCCACACCCCGGGGGTCAACCGGGCGTGCTTGTCGTGTGGAAGCGGTGGCCAAAAGGGTGAACGGCGTTTCACGTCACCACAGTTGAGAATCCCCCGAGCCCCCCGAATGCCCACACCTCCCGAAGGGGTCCGTGTGTGCGCACGGAGCACTCTACATCTGATTTACTCTTGGGTAACTTGCGTGGGGGATTTCACGCATTCCACTGACCAACAGGGGGAACCATGGCGATCTCGCGGGCCCGCGCGGCGCTCTTCACCACTCTCACCGCCGCGACCGTAGCCGTCGCCGGTATCGCAATGTTCGGCGTGGCGAACGCCGCTCCGCAGGACGGCGGGACACCCTCCGCCACGGAGCTGCCCTACGCCGTGGAGGACTTCACCCACCCCGGTGCCGCGCAGATCCAGCAGGACCAGCAGATCGTCCTGAAGCGCGGCGACGGCCACATCACCCTGGTGCCCTGTGAGGGCACCACCGACATCACGGTGAAGTCGCGTACCGGCAAGAAGAGCTACTGCTTCGACGTCAGCGCCAAGCAGGGCTACCTCACCCTCGAACTGCCCGACGCATTCGGCATCTGGACCGAGGCGTACCCGGTGACGGCCACCATCACCGCCGGCAACGAGGAGACCGTCGTCCGTGCGGCGGCCAACGACTACCAGCCCATCGGGGAGGCCGGGGACAACGGCGAGCGCTCCGTCCTGGTCGAGCTCCGCGTCACCGGCTGACCTCCGGCCGCCGGCTCACAAGACCCTTCCGCAGCCCGGCAGGCAGATGTGCCGCACGCCGTCCGCGCCGCGTTGCTCGGTGCCTGACACCACGTCCGGCGCCCCGTCATGCCTCTGCATTCGCCACGCCAGACAGGAAAACCCGTCACCTTGTCCCGTACACGCAACCGCTCCGCCGTGCTCGCCGCGGCCCTCGCCACCGTCACCGGCGCAGCCGTCCTCACCACTGCCCCCGCCACAGCCGCCACCGGTCCGGGCACCCCCGCCGGCACCCAGGCATCCGCGGCCCGCCTCCACATCGGGGAAGGCGACACCGCCCGTTCCTGCTCCGGCGCCCTGGTCGATCGCCAGTGGGTGCTGACCGCCGCCGCCTGCTTCGCCGTCGACCCGGCCAACCCCACCCAGGTCCCCGCAGGCAAGCCGGCCCTCAAGACCACCGCGACCATCGGCCGCAGCTCGCTGACCGGAACCGGCGGGCATGCCGCCGACATCGCCGAACTCGTCCCCTCCCCCGCCGGCGACCTGGTCATGGCCCGCCTGACGGCACCCGCCGCCACCGGCATCGCCCCCGTCGAACTGGCCGCCTCCCCGGCCGGCGAGGGCGACAGCCTGCAGGCGGTCGGCTTCGGCCGCACCAAGACCGAATGGGTGCCCGGCACCGCCCA
The Streptomyces tirandamycinicus DNA segment above includes these coding regions:
- a CDS encoding Imm32 family immunity protein translates to MEQVIVTPDYQPDEGLRFSWDEGFEITVSVTRSEVLIKANRAGLTSLARHLLTLAQDGVSNGMHVHLTADQEIESEIDLILERMAD
- a CDS encoding DUF397 domain-containing protein encodes the protein MTDRIIPNAAASSGWRKSSHSSGDGGSCVEVLDGHPAGVPVRDSKQPHGPAIVFEASIWSRFVATLKDA
- a CDS encoding polymorphic toxin-type HINT domain-containing protein, with the protein product MSSRIGRGVRRGVCGVVLPVVMGAGLLGATPAYAQEERLEGSFGRYLAVHYWQTGGAGIREAAERALLGSDDDVRKFLDEAPAIEYDDDYVDASRIYNVGGVAVREATKKALKGTPEELQAFLRSGWQKPLEEDREVEASRVINFGGVGVREAGKAALKAGPEAVKEFLESGQYKERETDNEVEVSKLINFGGPNMKAAGKAALKGTPEDIAEFLAVGQFVARNRDQEHATIEQLTEQAEQAGLQAEAATKKSEEASARAIAASELAKEAAAKAARETEAARKDSVRAAYKAKQAAASARAAAAAAQTAIGAANAANRAARIAALAAAQTANAAAAAANAANNAYNSAIAAAGNASQADTAKKNAIAARKAAALARTAAAAVDQAAKASAAAGVAAAASRSAGANANAAADSAEEANRHAEAAGVHSAEARNAAAEARRHANAANRAANNATALAQRAAQQAYAARDAANSAAGHAEKAADAADLAAKYAGQSASAAADSRKWAEAAKTAADTATTAVSTAKQVHQVALDVETEELASRGEAALERARTEKAQNDQLVSATQSVIDQARALDGRAEVLAVEAATPDADVTATAAKGRKLALDALELRGPWHQQAAADALRGTDTDVLEYLRSGWGNAAAEETRDRVLQLSMDSPYPSVREGAAAALKGTAEQIADFYADGQYTVAETDLAVAVSKVNNFGGISVKDASKIALKDGSGKALAAFMEVGQYTARVTDEEVIASKLVNGGGEEVKAAAKAALAGPPGKLHEFIAVGQYTAARKDDLTATHRAQIGRLLAEGEIIAANAQANRWRAAEAAAKANKAATEAATAAGEAKKSVAAANGYAAAAKKSADAAAVSADQARKSATTARNAADAANRDADAAEASAAQAAFSAAYARQSAREASTSAENARYSAIAAGKSQAEAAAAASQAWTDVKRKREAEIAEAKRKAEEARKAEEARKKKEPGACGYTMVAGYAHPNPCEESDAFGLDDLVWELVGGADIEKCVKNPSWGDCAMAVVAVTPAGKLKIIKKGVDAVEDAATGTRRGKEVIACVREAAGDSFPAGTRVLMGDGTTRPIEQIKVGDQVVATDPGTGTTGPRRVDATIYTPDDRDFTSITLDQANGGGSLTATGHHPFWAENDQKWKNAANLTPEDTLRTPDGGAARINSVRHWTGLAPAYNLTVNDLHTYYVLAEQTPVLVHNSNCPWTSVRKYDGDGHPVDGTRIPTNDALDSAQKWLGSGYKETVPGSGRYVSRDGTRVARMGESDITGQHGGGPHMNFERLAPNPKKPGKMMVVENRHIYLE